GTAACGTTGCCCGCTCCCTCAAAATGATGAGACTCGACCTGACGCCGTAACCGTTCCGCCAGCTGTATAGCCTGCGTGACTGACGCGCCGGGCAGCAGTAAAAGGAATTCTTCGCCGCCCATGCGGCACAGCAAATCCCCTTCCCTTGAGCTGTCCAGAATCAGGCGTGCAAGCTGTGTAATCACCACGTCACCGACGTCATGGCCGTAAGTGTCATTAATTTTTTTGAAGTGATCGATATCCAGCGTAATGACCGCAATCCGTGAAACCTCTGTCAGCTGTTTATCCACTAACTCATAAAAACCGCGCCGGTTCAGCAGACCGGTCATCGGGTCGGTATGCGCTTCGGTGCTGAGCTTTTCGATGCGCTGATGCAACAGTCGTATCCCCTGCAACATCACGGTTTTCAGCTTAGACGATTCATAGTACCAGGCGTTGATTTGCTCAATTTCCTGAGAAACGTCCTCTGAATCCATCGTATCAGCACGGGACGCGAGCTGGCGAAGCGGCATCGAAATATAGCGCGTCAGCAACCAGATGCAGATGAAAACAAGAATTACAATCGGCAGCGTGTAGAGCAATACCTGCATCATCACGTTATACAGCAGCACCACATCGGCCCTGGCGGGATGCAGCACCAGCACCGTCCAGCCCGCCACTTCCATGGCGGCGAAACCCGCCAGCGACGCCTCACCTTGCAGATTGTCCATAAGCAGAAAACCCTGCTCACGATCGCCTAACAGCGCCTTATTCACATGGCCCTGCGGCACGCTTTCGATCCATCCCGATGCGTCGCGATACAACACATCGCCCTCGCGGTCGATGACATAGATATAGGCGTCTTTGCGGTAATTGCGGGCATTAATCAGCGTATCGACGATACTGCTTTTGCTGAGATCAATTTCAGTCGCCAGGTACCCCAGATAACCGCCGCGCGCATTACGAATGGGCGAGGAAAGCACCATGATGTGATTGCCTTGCGCGGTGCGAAACGGCGAACTGAGCACCGGATTTTGGGTTGAAAGTGCTGCTGTATTGGCGCCGGATACCAGTTTTAAACCGACCATCTCCGCCGAATTTCGGGAGGCCGCGCGCACCACACCGGTTTTATCCACCACCAGCACCGAGCTGAAACGCTTACTCTGTACCTGTAAACGGTCAGCTTCTTCGGTGATGGCATCTCTATTATCAAATTCATCACCCAGCAAATCCGCGCTGTAGGCCACCTGTTTTTGTGCCGCATTGAAAAACAGATCGGCCGTCAACGACAGTCTGGCCGCATACGACTGACTCGCCCGCAATGACGATTCGATGAGAAGTTTTTTTTCTACCTGAAAAATTGCCAGATAACTGGTGAGCAAGGTAATAACCGTACTCACCAGCGCCAGAAGCAATATCAATCTCTTAAGATCAAAAGCAAACCGCCGGTGCTGCCGCATTCTCTGTCCGTTGAGCAAATGACCACGAATATTACAGAGGATAGCAGTATGTTTACTCATGGTTTTGATATGCCGCAGTCAGGACGGTTTTACTGGCGATTAAAAATTGCACATTGGCCTTTTTACTGCTCAGGGTTTGCGGATTAACTTCTGTAAACGCGCCTTCTGCCAGCGCTCTACAGTTCCCCGGAAAACAAAAATGCGTAAACCGCGCAGCAGCAGAATACCGCCCCAGATACATAGTGGCCATGCGAACCAGAAGGAATCCGGCGAGGTGTAATGGTTAAGCGCGAACAGACCCGCATTGACCACCGCCCACAACAGAACAGAGCGGTAAAAACTGCTTTCCTCCGCCACCTGTTGCCTGGCTCTTTCAATCTGATCGTCAAGCGCGTGTTCCGGCGAATTGCCATCTCGCGTATCGTTTTCCGTCAGTTCTGAAACTTTGATGTCAAACGCTGCTGCGATAGCACCAAGCGTGTCGAGGCTGGCCTGTTCGCCGTTCTCAATGCGCTGCACTGTGCGAACGCTGAGCGAAGAAAGCTCTGCCAGTTGTTCCTGAGACCATGCACGGGAAATCCGAAGTTGCCTGATTTTGCTCTGATTCATAATTAATCCTTAGAGTGAATGTTGAACACCTAATCAGCATGCAACGCCGGATCAGAAATCAACACGACAGCAACCTGACACAGACACGACAGCCCGCTGACAGCCTTAGTGATCAGAAAGTTAGCCGGTAAAACTTACTGTCTACCGCCATCAGCGGAAAAGCTTCCGGCAACGCGGATACCGGTATCTCCTGAAATCCGTTCTTTTCATAAAAACGATGGGCCGCCAGAAATTTGTCGGTCGTGCCCAGAAAAACGTCTTTCACTTTTTCAGCCTGTGCATGTTGCAGTAACGCCTTCAGCAATAATGCCGCCACGCCGTAATCGCGGCCACGATAAGGCGCGCTCACAAACATTTTGCGCAGCGCCGCCTGAGCATTGCCGATATCTTTCAGGCCCAGCGTCCCCACCACTTTTCCGTCACAGCGGGCGATCCAGAAATCCCCGGTTCCGCGCTGATAAAACTGCGGAATATCGTGCAAATCTGGCTGCTGCTGTTCGCTTATCGGAATGCCAAATTCCTGATTCTGGATCGGCAAAATCACCTCAATCACGCCGCGCTGGTCTGCGGCAGAAAAGCGTTCAATTAAAACAGAATGATTCATCGCACACTCCCTGAGTTTAATTAGGACACAGCAGTGCCAGCTCCGGGTTTTCAGGGAATACCCGCTCGCTGAAAAAGTCGATTAATACCCGAAGTTTCGGTGTCATATAACCGCCCGACGGCCACAAAATAAAAAAGTCGGCACTGCGTTTCACGTACTCATCCAGCACTGTCACCAGCTGCCCGCGGGCCAGTTCTTTGCGGATACTGAAATCCGGCAGACAGGCGATGCCCAACCCCTGCAGGGCAAAGCAATGACGCGTTTCTATATTATTGCAAACCATCGAAACCGGCAGCGCTAAATCCTGATATTCCGGCAAAGGCCAGGATTCGAGTTTTCCGCTATTCGGAAAGCGGAAATGCAGACAACGGTGATCGGCCAGATCATGCGGTTTCGCAGGCCTGCCATACTGCTCAAAGTAAGCCGGTGCGCCGACCAGCAGATGATGGAAAGTGCCGAGCTTGCGCATCGATAACCGTGAATCAGCCATCTGACCCGTTCGCACCACGGCATCGAAACCTTCTTCCACCACGTCAACAATGCGATCGGTGAAATCCAGATCCAGTTCAATGTCGGGATAACGGCGCATAAACTCACCCAGCACCGGCAACAACAGCGTGCTGACCTGCGGCAAACTCAGCCGCAGCCTGCCGCGCGGACATTCCGACAGTTGCGACAGCTCACTTTCTGCCGCCTCGAGCTCCGCCACAATGCGCCGGCAACGCTCCAGAAACAGCGAACCTTCCGCCGTCAGCGTCACGCTGCGGGTACTGCGGTGAAACAGCCGCACATTCAGTTTGGTTTCCATCCGCGAAATGCTTTTACCCACCGCCGACGCGGAAATCCCTAAGATACGCCCGGCGGCGACAAAGCTGCGGGTTTCCGCCACATGCACAAACGTATTCAGGCTGCTAAGACTTTCCACCCTCACCTCCGATTGCGGACATCAGCGTCCGCATACTCTGGAAATCTACCCTACTTTTTCCGCAACAGGGAGTTCTCTATCGTGATTTAACTTTTTCAGAAACTGAGAGACTCCATGAACACTGCTCTACAAAAATCCCCGCTGCCGCTTTCGGCTTTACTGGCGATGGCGCTGACTGGCTTTATCGCCATCATGACTGAAACCCTGCCCGCCGGATTACTGCCGCAAATCGCCGACGGTCTGAATGTTTCGCAGGCCATGGCCGGACAGTTAATTACGCTGTATGCCGCCGGTTCGCTGATGGCGGTGATCCCCCTTGCGGCGCTGACCCGGGGCTGGAACCGCCGCACGGCATTATTGACCGCCATCGTCGGCTTTCTGGTTTTCAACACCCTCACCACTTTTTCCACGCATTACATGCTGACGCTTGTTGCCCGCTGGATGGCCGGCGCTGCGGCAGGGCTGGCGTGGGGTTTGCTGGCAGGCTATGCGCGGCGGATGGTGCCGGTTGAGCAACAAGGGCGGGCATTGTCAGTAGCGATGGTCGGCACACCGCTGGCGCTTTCCGTGGGTGTCCCGCTCGGCACCTGGATGGGTTCTTTACTCGGCTGGCGGATGGCGTTCGGTGTGATGTCAGCGCTCACGCTGTTTCTGGTGGTCTGGGTTATCAAAAAAGTACCGGACTATCCCGGACAGGCCGCCAGTCAGCGCCAGTCGTTGCTTCATGTGGTGATGATGCCTGGCGTGCGCAGTATTTTACTGGTGATCCTGCTGTGGATGCTGACGCACAATCTGCTCTACACCTACATTGTGCCGTTCCTGCAC
The Rahnella variigena genome window above contains:
- a CDS encoding 2TM domain-containing protein, which codes for MNQSKIRQLRISRAWSQEQLAELSSLSVRTVQRIENGEQASLDTLGAIAAAFDIKVSELTENDTRDGNSPEHALDDQIERARQQVAEESSFYRSVLLWAVVNAGLFALNHYTSPDSFWFAWPLCIWGGILLLRGLRIFVFRGTVERWQKARLQKLIRKP
- a CDS encoding LysR family transcriptional regulator, whose translation is MESLSSLNTFVHVAETRSFVAAGRILGISASAVGKSISRMETKLNVRLFHRSTRSVTLTAEGSLFLERCRRIVAELEAAESELSQLSECPRGRLRLSLPQVSTLLLPVLGEFMRRYPDIELDLDFTDRIVDVVEEGFDAVVRTGQMADSRLSMRKLGTFHHLLVGAPAYFEQYGRPAKPHDLADHRCLHFRFPNSGKLESWPLPEYQDLALPVSMVCNNIETRHCFALQGLGIACLPDFSIRKELARGQLVTVLDEYVKRSADFFILWPSGGYMTPKLRVLIDFFSERVFPENPELALLCPN
- a CDS encoding GNAT family N-acetyltransferase gives rise to the protein MNHSVLIERFSAADQRGVIEVILPIQNQEFGIPISEQQQPDLHDIPQFYQRGTGDFWIARCDGKVVGTLGLKDIGNAQAALRKMFVSAPYRGRDYGVAALLLKALLQHAQAEKVKDVFLGTTDKFLAAHRFYEKNGFQEIPVSALPEAFPLMAVDSKFYRLTF
- a CDS encoding sensor domain-containing diguanylate cyclase, which translates into the protein MSKHTAILCNIRGHLLNGQRMRQHRRFAFDLKRLILLLALVSTVITLLTSYLAIFQVEKKLLIESSLRASQSYAARLSLTADLFFNAAQKQVAYSADLLGDEFDNRDAITEEADRLQVQSKRFSSVLVVDKTGVVRAASRNSAEMVGLKLVSGANTAALSTQNPVLSSPFRTAQGNHIMVLSSPIRNARGGYLGYLATEIDLSKSSIVDTLINARNYRKDAYIYVIDREGDVLYRDASGWIESVPQGHVNKALLGDREQGFLLMDNLQGEASLAGFAAMEVAGWTVLVLHPARADVVLLYNVMMQVLLYTLPIVILVFICIWLLTRYISMPLRQLASRADTMDSEDVSQEIEQINAWYYESSKLKTVMLQGIRLLHQRIEKLSTEAHTDPMTGLLNRRGFYELVDKQLTEVSRIAVITLDIDHFKKINDTYGHDVGDVVITQLARLILDSSREGDLLCRMGGEEFLLLLPGASVTQAIQLAERLRRQVESHHFEGAGNVTISLGVTHFYPGRDNIDGALKAADKALYQAKNEGRNRVINL
- a CDS encoding MFS transporter, coding for MNTALQKSPLPLSALLAMALTGFIAIMTETLPAGLLPQIADGLNVSQAMAGQLITLYAAGSLMAVIPLAALTRGWNRRTALLTAIVGFLVFNTLTTFSTHYMLTLVARWMAGAAAGLAWGLLAGYARRMVPVEQQGRALSVAMVGTPLALSVGVPLGTWMGSLLGWRMAFGVMSALTLFLVVWVIKKVPDYPGQAASQRQSLLHVVMMPGVRSILLVILLWMLTHNLLYTYIVPFLHLSGLSARADQILLVFGIGALAGIGITGLLVDRRLRQTLLFSLLLFALISLTLVFFSQSPVMVVLCVALWGLTFGGAATLLQTAIADATGEHADMAQSMVVVAWNLAIAGGGLTGGILLETVGVKTFPQTMLILLAAGLIIAWRAKKHGFRPGARHAKTAQNPSEQEQDQSLETAGKV